In Cryptomeria japonica chromosome 10, Sugi_1.0, whole genome shotgun sequence, a genomic segment contains:
- the LOC131046598 gene encoding uncharacterized protein LOC131046598 yields the protein MQDENLIVNVPEFQNGDKFQILNEGRPDNKTLGLSVSQGVPAQDVNIYQSGDQTENCLTYETSEYLSQLPNTEQCSALDDDFLNQPLPPLDKSIVDSLRKFESETRNSESDAQMTDNENCIIDLPDGSGAIIPRQDSLGLLFREPAGLKEVDELARASMEQIEPNCIEWNAPIFSANLMDWGISQQNPKAPNPLCQSCQLMRRIIHSNGTQESRLEIHGLNGQPYHAISECRFVDDEKGSSLDCEDNRFERPEDVEQFIALYNDVRRSEKTILRYDSFVMNAITAAPESWRPASDLNPSVVQNNSVKKAGNSSHLPKSNYSAQRKRIGKLQMSEIEKYFHLPIEEAAERLQISLTALKNICRRNELARWPYRKISSNTKSIELLNLQLVGENGVINERIKSRIESLTTEIEMFYEHFNGQNKR from the exons ATGCAGGACGAAAACCTCATAGTTAACGTTCCTGAATTTCAGAATGGTGATAAATTCCAAATACTTAATGAAGGACGGCCTGATAATAAAACTCTGGGCTTGTCAGTCTCTCAAGGAGTCCCAGCCCAAGATGTGAATATATACCAATCAGGAGACCAAACAGAAAATTGTTTAACATATGAAACTTCTGAATATCTTTCACAGCTCCCAAATACTGAGCAATGCAGTGCTTTAGATGATGATTTCCTCAATCAACCTCTACCTCCACTTGACAAATCCATTGTCGACTCTCTACGTAAATTCGAATCCGAGACCAGGAATTCTGAATCTGATGCACAGATGACAGATAATGAAAACTGTATCATTGATTTGCCAGATGGGTCTGGTGCTATAATTCCTCGCCAGGATTCTTTAGGGTTACTGTTTCGCGAGCCTGCGGGACTGAAAGAAGTGGATGAGCTTGCAAGGGCTAGTATGGAACAGATTGAACCCAATTGTATTGAGTGGAATGCACCCATATTCTCTGCTAATCTCATGGACTGGGGAATTTCTCAACAGAACCCAAAAGCACCCAATCCTTTGTGTCAATCTTGTCAACTTATGCGGCGTATCATCCACTCAAATG GGACTCAAGAGTCGAGGCTAGAGATTCATGGACTCAATGGGCAGCCCTATCATGCTATTTCAGAATGTCGATTTGTTGATGATGAGAAAGGATCTAGCTTGGATTGTGAGGATAACAG GTTTGAAAGACCAGAAGATGTAGAACAGTTTATAGCACTGTATAATGATGTGCGCAGGTCGGAAAAAACTATTTTGCGCTATGACAGTTTCGTAATGAATGCCATTACTGCAGCGCCTGAATCTT GGCGGCCTGCATCAGACTTAAATCCATCAGTAGTTCAAAACAATTCTGTTAAAAAAGCTGGCAATTCAAGTCACCTTCCAAAGAGCAATTACTCTGCTCAG AGAAAGAGAATCGGTAAGCTCCAAATGTCTGAAATAGAAAAATACTTCCACTTGCCAATAGAAGAGGCAGCCGAACGACTTCAAATATCCCTTACTGCTCTGAAAAACATATGTCGTCGAAATGAATTGGCTCGTTGGCCTTATCGAAAG ATTAGCAGCAATACCAAATCTATAGAGTTGTTGAACTTACAATTGGTTGGTGAAAATGGTGTGATAAATGAAAGGATAAAAAGTCGGATTGAATCTCTGACGACTGAGATAGAAATGTTTTATGAACATTTCAATGGGCAAAATAAACGATAG